The segment TTACTCACAATGTTATTAAAATCTAATGGTGATGTCATTGCATCGGATATTGAATATGCCAAAAGCATGTTCAGCCAGGCAAAAGGCCTGATGTTCAGAAGCTCTGTTCCGGATAGCTATGCTATGATATTTGTGCTATCTTCGCCAAAGAAGATCTCCCTGCATATGCTCTTTGTTCCTTTCCCTCTGGACGTCCTATTCCTTAATGAAGAGAAACGAATTGTGAGTACAACGTATCTTCGTCCATGGATCGGCATGGGTGACTCCGGTGAAAAGGTGAAGTATATAATTGAACTCCCTGCTGGAGTAATCTCCCGTTCAGACCTTTCGGTGGGTGATCATGTGATGTTCGATGAATCCTGAATCTTCTCTCACCGTTGGAAATCTTTATCTAATCTATGGTTTATTTAAGGCTAAATCATACTCCTTATATTATGAGGCGCACAAATGTTACCGGAAAATGACCTGAAGATCATAACAGAAGAGATGGGCAGAGAACCAAACCTTGTTGAACAGGGATGCTTTTTGAACCTGTGGAGTGAACATTGCTCCTATCGTTCCAGTGCTCCTTTGCTGAAGACATTTACCACTGTTGGCGACCGTGTGATCATCGGTCCC is part of the Methanococcoides methylutens MM1 genome and harbors:
- a CDS encoding DUF192 domain-containing protein — protein: MLLKSNGDVIASDIEYAKSMFSQAKGLMFRSSVPDSYAMIFVLSSPKKISLHMLFVPFPLDVLFLNEEKRIVSTTYLRPWIGMGDSGEKVKYIIELPAGVISRSDLSVGDHVMFDES